The following proteins are encoded in a genomic region of Aquifex aeolicus VF5:
- a CDS encoding ABC transporter ATP-binding protein: MDEVVRLEHIYKEIEGRVILKDVNFSVYKGEIFSIIGGSGSGKTSITKLIVGLWKPTKGKVLVFRKNVPELSGLELDELRKNIGYVFQEGALFDSYRVWENVVFYYLEHGKHNKEELRKMALENLKLVNVDESVLDLYPSELFGGMRKRVAIARAIATRPQLIIYDEPTSGLDPITSRVIDKLILELRNKTGTTSLVVTHDMISAFTISDRVMVIKNGEIIAIGKPDEVIDYPHPYIQEFVGAIKSCLKHAKV, translated from the coding sequence ATGGATGAAGTAGTAAGGCTTGAACACATTTACAAGGAGATAGAAGGAAGAGTAATATTGAAAGATGTAAATTTTTCCGTTTACAAGGGGGAGATTTTCTCCATAATAGGGGGAAGCGGGAGCGGAAAGACTTCCATAACAAAACTGATAGTGGGTCTGTGGAAGCCGACAAAGGGTAAAGTTCTCGTTTTCAGGAAAAACGTTCCGGAACTTTCGGGACTCGAACTTGACGAACTTCGCAAAAACATAGGCTATGTCTTTCAGGAAGGGGCACTCTTTGACAGTTACAGAGTCTGGGAAAACGTGGTTTTTTATTACTTAGAACACGGAAAGCACAATAAGGAAGAACTAAGGAAAATGGCACTTGAGAACCTGAAACTTGTAAATGTGGATGAGAGTGTTCTTGACCTTTACCCTTCCGAACTTTTTGGAGGTATGCGAAAGAGGGTAGCGATTGCAAGAGCAATAGCTACGAGACCCCAGTTAATCATATACGACGAGCCAACTTCCGGACTCGACCCCATCACGAGCAGAGTCATAGACAAACTAATCTTAGAACTCAGGAACAAAACGGGAACGACTTCCCTCGTGGTTACCCACGATATGATATCCGCCTTTACGATATCCGACAGGGTTATGGTCATAAAAAACGGGGAAATTATAGCAATAGGAAAGCCTGATGAAGTTATAGACTACCCCCACCCCTACATTCAGGAGTTCGTGGGAGCTATCAAGTCCTGCCTCAAACACGCCAAGGTTTAG
- a CDS encoding alpha/beta fold hydrolase, translated as MLKNPLFIHGWAFSSKVFNDFHGIKYDLPGHGKNKNPYESIEKVVEEIGKIATSKHDVVGWSLGGSLALLFAYRYPEKVNRLILIGTTPHFKGAWSEKNIRAMKLLIKKKGIKAFRELAYGKFEDFFDEEQGMRFLEDYVNLNLYTVLPYIKKEVYLIHGVSDRIVPYSEAYKLHRALKCSKLILLGGGHFPVRNEEHLRKAILKGY; from the coding sequence ATGCTCAAAAATCCCCTCTTTATCCACGGATGGGCGTTTTCCTCAAAGGTATTTAATGACTTTCACGGTATAAAGTACGACCTTCCCGGGCACGGAAAAAATAAAAATCCCTACGAGAGTATAGAAAAAGTAGTGGAAGAAATTGGAAAAATAGCCACTTCAAAACACGACGTTGTAGGCTGGTCCCTTGGAGGAAGTCTGGCACTTCTTTTCGCTTACAGGTATCCAGAAAAGGTAAACAGGTTGATCCTTATAGGGACCACTCCCCACTTTAAAGGAGCGTGGAGCGAAAAGAATATAAGGGCTATGAAACTCCTGATAAAGAAGAAGGGGATAAAAGCTTTCAGGGAACTAGCCTACGGGAAATTTGAGGACTTCTTTGACGAGGAGCAGGGCATGAGATTTCTTGAGGACTACGTGAACCTGAACTTGTACACTGTACTTCCCTATATAAAGAAGGAGGTTTACCTGATACACGGAGTTTCGGACAGAATAGTTCCGTATTCAGAAGCTTACAAACTGCATAGAGCTTTAAAATGCTCTAAATTAATCCTTCTCGGAGGAGGACACTTCCCTGTCAGAAATGAAGAACACCTTAGGAAGGCAATTCTCAAGGGCTACTGA
- a CDS encoding methyltransferase domain-containing protein, translating to MKNTLGRQFSRATETYEKWAVPQRKSAKILVEFVKPSGLVLDLGCGTGFVSEFVNDCEVVGLDISEGMAKAYREKFRKVVIGNAENLPFKDRSFDFVLSNFSLHWSDWRKSIREALRVCKNFVGVAIPVYGSVSFSEFPFPKAEEILEEFKPQEFKIINLEIPFRGMELIKFFHYTGTANFTGKKNFKTKRELIKLSKDLEKEYFKVLFLKLKSRAF from the coding sequence ATGAAGAACACCTTAGGAAGGCAATTCTCAAGGGCTACTGAAACCTACGAAAAGTGGGCAGTTCCCCAGAGAAAGTCTGCAAAAATCCTAGTGGAGTTCGTGAAGCCCTCAGGCCTGGTTCTTGACCTCGGGTGTGGGACGGGCTTTGTTTCAGAATTTGTAAATGACTGCGAAGTCGTAGGACTTGATATCTCGGAGGGAATGGCAAAAGCCTACAGGGAAAAGTTCAGGAAGGTAGTTATCGGTAATGCGGAAAATCTGCCCTTTAAAGATAGGAGTTTTGACTTCGTTCTGAGTAACTTCTCCCTTCACTGGAGCGACTGGAGGAAAAGTATAAGGGAAGCCCTGAGAGTTTGTAAAAATTTCGTAGGTGTGGCCATTCCCGTCTACGGAAGTGTAAGTTTTTCGGAATTTCCCTTTCCCAAGGCGGAAGAAATTTTAGAGGAGTTCAAACCACAGGAGTTCAAAATCATCAACCTGGAAATCCCTTTCAGGGGAATGGAGCTCATTAAGTTTTTCCACTACACGGGAACTGCAAACTTCACGGGAAAGAAAAACTTCAAAACCAAGAGGGAACTCATAAAACTTTCCAAGGACTTAGAAAAAGAATACTTTAAGGTCCTGTTCTTAAAGCTCAAGAGCAGAGCTTTTTAA
- the glyS gene encoding glycine--tRNA ligase subunit beta, which produces MTNELLIEIGTEELPAGVINPALDYLKDKINSLLNARQVKTYGTPRRLTLYFKDFENERKEKKEVIWGPPKNVAYDEKGNPTKALEGFLKKNNASLEEVKVLKKDKGEYVAIVRKVIEKSPIEKLQEEFEEILLSVPFPKRMRWTSSKRITFSRPVRWILALFNGQVLKLRFGELESSNKTYGHRFLSKGEVTINNPADYEKTLKEHYVIPDFNERKEIILRALEKSSQEVGGKPSYPEGLVEEVTNLVEYPFPVLGKFDEKYLELPPLVITTVAAHHQRFFCFEKDGKLLNYFLGISNNKPNEKIKEGYEKVLRARLEDALFFYREDLKKDLKSLIPELKKVLFHPKVGSMYEKEERMEKIAQKLCPLLKCEWEKVKEAVWLSKVDLLTEMVKELDELQGYMGYVYAKAQGYDEEVAKALWEQYFPRSLEDKVPETTTGTILSLSDKIDNLYSFFKAGEIPKGSSDPYGLRRSAFGIIKIVDVKNLDLNLEDFKEIYGEFKQYPKLVEFLKQRLISYLEDYPVDIVRAVLNVYSPMEPYKVINSVRVLYEASKSPEFPSVVEAAKRVIRIIPKDWKNYEVDEKLLSEEAERELYQKLTEFENKELKSPLELLPLKEYIDKFFDNVKVMAEDEKIRNNRISLLKRVENLFRTFGDFNEIVIKEG; this is translated from the coding sequence ATGACCAACGAGCTTCTTATCGAAATAGGCACGGAGGAGCTTCCCGCCGGAGTAATAAACCCAGCACTTGATTACTTAAAAGATAAGATAAACTCCCTTCTCAACGCAAGACAAGTAAAAACCTATGGAACACCCAGGAGACTAACCCTTTACTTTAAAGACTTTGAAAATGAAAGAAAGGAAAAAAAAGAGGTAATATGGGGTCCTCCCAAAAATGTAGCTTACGACGAGAAGGGAAATCCCACAAAAGCCCTTGAAGGTTTCCTTAAAAAAAACAACGCATCACTTGAAGAGGTAAAAGTTTTAAAGAAAGACAAAGGCGAGTACGTGGCAATAGTAAGAAAAGTAATAGAAAAATCACCAATTGAGAAACTTCAGGAAGAGTTTGAAGAAATCCTTCTTTCCGTTCCCTTCCCAAAACGAATGCGCTGGACCTCTTCAAAGAGGATAACCTTCTCAAGACCTGTCAGGTGGATTCTCGCCCTCTTCAACGGCCAAGTGCTAAAACTGAGGTTCGGAGAACTGGAGAGTTCCAATAAAACCTACGGCCACAGGTTCTTATCAAAAGGCGAAGTAACGATAAACAACCCAGCAGATTACGAAAAAACCTTGAAAGAACACTACGTTATACCGGACTTCAACGAAAGGAAGGAGATTATTCTCAGGGCCCTTGAAAAGAGCTCTCAGGAAGTAGGAGGAAAACCCTCTTACCCTGAGGGACTCGTTGAAGAAGTTACGAACCTCGTGGAATACCCCTTTCCCGTCCTCGGGAAGTTTGACGAAAAGTACTTAGAACTCCCTCCCCTCGTCATCACAACCGTGGCGGCTCACCATCAGAGGTTTTTCTGCTTTGAAAAAGACGGAAAACTCTTAAACTACTTCCTCGGAATTAGCAATAACAAGCCAAATGAGAAGATAAAGGAAGGATATGAAAAAGTTCTGAGAGCGAGGCTGGAGGATGCACTCTTCTTTTACAGGGAAGATTTAAAAAAGGACCTGAAGAGTTTAATCCCCGAACTCAAAAAGGTACTCTTCCACCCTAAAGTCGGCTCTATGTACGAGAAAGAGGAGAGGATGGAAAAAATAGCCCAGAAGCTCTGTCCACTCCTTAAGTGTGAATGGGAAAAGGTAAAGGAAGCGGTCTGGCTCTCAAAGGTTGACCTTTTAACGGAGATGGTAAAGGAACTCGACGAACTTCAGGGCTACATGGGATACGTTTACGCAAAAGCTCAGGGCTACGACGAAGAAGTTGCAAAAGCCCTCTGGGAGCAGTACTTTCCAAGGAGCTTGGAAGACAAAGTTCCTGAGACCACAACTGGCACAATACTCTCCCTTTCAGACAAGATAGACAACCTATACTCCTTCTTTAAAGCGGGAGAAATCCCCAAGGGAAGTTCGGACCCTTACGGACTCAGGAGAAGTGCCTTCGGAATTATAAAGATCGTGGATGTGAAAAATCTGGACCTCAATCTAGAAGATTTCAAGGAAATATACGGGGAATTTAAGCAATATCCAAAACTCGTTGAATTCCTGAAACAGAGGTTAATCTCCTACCTTGAGGACTATCCCGTGGATATAGTAAGAGCTGTCCTGAACGTTTACTCTCCCATGGAGCCTTACAAAGTGATAAACAGCGTCAGAGTACTTTACGAAGCTTCAAAATCCCCTGAATTTCCCTCGGTCGTTGAGGCTGCAAAGCGTGTTATAAGGATAATTCCGAAGGACTGGAAAAATTACGAGGTTGACGAGAAATTATTAAGTGAGGAGGCTGAGAGGGAGTTGTACCAGAAACTTACAGAGTTTGAAAATAAAGAACTCAAAAGTCCTCTTGAACTGCTTCCCTTGAAAGAGTACATAGACAAGTTCTTTGACAACGTAAAGGTAATGGCCGAAGACGAAAAAATAAGAAACAACAGGATATCCCTCTTAAAGAGAGTAGAAAACCTCTTTAGAACGTTCGGAGACTTTAACGAAATTGTTATAAAGGAGGGCTGA
- the ppsA gene encoding pyruvate, water dikinase gives MSVDKSKALVLWLDEVTIEDIPIAGGKNASLGEMIRNLSPLGVKIPYGYVVTANAYYYFLDYNNLRDKIRKILEGLNTDDLKDLQRRGHEVRELIRGGTFPPDLEEAIKDYYNKLSEKYKTHAVDVAVRSSATAEDLPDASFAGQQETYLNVVGAENVLVAIKNCFASLFTDRAIVYRERFGFDHFKVGIAVGVQKMVRSDMGASGVMFTLDTETGFKDVVVINAAYGLGELLVRGEVTPDEYIVFKPTLMKGYSAIIEKKLGRKDRKMIYGTGDERVKIVNVPKEDQKKFALNDDEILQLAKWGVLIEEHYSKKNGRWTPMDIEWAKDGILNELFVVQARPETVHSRKKENVVKIYKIKTPEEERKNRVIVKGIAVGDKIATGKARVLFDLKEADQFQEGEILVTDITDPDWEPVMKKAAAIVTNRGGRTSHAAIVARELGIPAVVGTGNATEKIKTGEEITVSCAEGETGYVYEGKIDYEVEEINLENIPKPKTKIMMNIGNPESAFRYASLPNDGVGLAREEFIIANYIKIHPLALLHYEDLKELYEKLERENLIDEKGFVQFKLIYHYANGRLANKLAKGKDKLRVNLRKILQDIENLTFGYEDKATYYIKKLSYGIAKIAAAFYPNPVIVRFSDFKSNEYANLIGGILFEPEEENPMLGWRGASRYYSDVFKEAFGMECKAIIRVRNKMGLTNTKVMIPFCRTPEEGEKVLQVMEEYGLRKGENGLEVYVMAELPSNIVLADRYAQIFDGFSIGSNDLTQLTLGLDRDSELVAHLYDERNEAVKRLIAQLIKTAKEYGRKVGICGQAPSDFPEFAQFLVEQGIDSISLNPDSVLKTMLAVVEMEKKLGVLK, from the coding sequence ATGTCCGTTGATAAAAGCAAAGCTCTTGTTCTTTGGCTCGATGAAGTTACCATTGAAGATATCCCTATAGCTGGCGGTAAGAACGCATCGTTAGGTGAGATGATAAGAAATCTCTCACCTCTTGGCGTGAAAATTCCCTATGGATACGTCGTTACCGCAAACGCTTACTACTACTTCCTCGATTACAACAACCTGAGGGACAAAATAAGGAAGATTCTGGAGGGGTTGAACACGGACGACCTGAAGGACCTTCAGAGGAGGGGACACGAGGTAAGGGAACTTATAAGAGGGGGAACGTTTCCACCGGATTTAGAAGAAGCTATAAAGGATTATTATAATAAGCTATCGGAAAAGTACAAAACCCACGCCGTTGACGTTGCTGTTCGTTCTTCTGCAACCGCTGAGGACCTTCCGGACGCTTCCTTTGCAGGACAGCAGGAAACTTACCTGAACGTTGTTGGTGCGGAAAATGTCCTCGTAGCTATAAAGAACTGCTTTGCATCCCTCTTTACGGACAGGGCCATCGTTTACAGGGAAAGATTCGGGTTTGACCACTTTAAGGTAGGTATAGCGGTAGGCGTTCAGAAGATGGTTCGCTCCGATATGGGAGCTTCAGGTGTTATGTTTACCCTTGATACGGAAACAGGTTTTAAAGACGTAGTAGTAATAAACGCAGCCTACGGACTCGGTGAACTCCTCGTGAGGGGAGAAGTCACCCCGGACGAGTACATAGTGTTCAAACCCACCCTAATGAAGGGATACTCAGCGATAATAGAAAAGAAACTAGGGAGAAAAGACAGGAAGATGATTTACGGAACGGGGGACGAGAGGGTAAAGATAGTAAACGTTCCCAAGGAAGACCAGAAAAAGTTTGCACTAAACGACGACGAAATTCTACAGCTCGCAAAGTGGGGCGTCCTTATAGAAGAGCACTACTCCAAAAAGAACGGTAGATGGACACCTATGGATATTGAGTGGGCAAAAGACGGGATACTCAACGAGCTTTTTGTGGTTCAGGCGAGACCCGAAACTGTTCACTCCAGAAAGAAGGAAAACGTAGTGAAGATTTACAAGATAAAAACCCCTGAAGAGGAAAGGAAGAACAGGGTAATAGTAAAGGGGATAGCCGTAGGAGACAAGATAGCAACCGGAAAGGCGAGGGTTCTTTTTGACTTAAAAGAGGCGGACCAGTTCCAGGAAGGTGAGATACTCGTCACGGACATCACGGACCCGGACTGGGAACCCGTAATGAAGAAAGCTGCGGCTATAGTAACTAACAGAGGAGGAAGGACTTCTCACGCGGCGATAGTCGCAAGGGAACTGGGAATTCCTGCAGTTGTGGGAACGGGAAACGCAACCGAAAAGATAAAAACGGGAGAAGAAATAACCGTATCCTGCGCAGAAGGTGAAACGGGATACGTCTACGAAGGTAAGATAGACTATGAAGTAGAAGAGATAAACCTTGAAAACATTCCAAAGCCAAAAACAAAGATAATGATGAACATAGGAAATCCCGAGTCCGCCTTCAGGTACGCATCACTGCCAAACGACGGGGTGGGATTGGCAAGGGAAGAATTCATAATAGCAAACTACATAAAGATACACCCCCTTGCACTGCTCCACTACGAGGACCTCAAAGAACTCTACGAGAAACTGGAGAGGGAAAACCTAATAGACGAAAAAGGCTTTGTCCAGTTTAAACTCATTTACCACTACGCAAACGGAAGGCTTGCAAATAAACTCGCAAAGGGCAAAGACAAACTCAGGGTTAACTTGAGGAAGATACTTCAGGACATAGAAAACCTGACCTTCGGTTACGAGGACAAGGCGACCTACTACATAAAGAAACTCTCTTACGGTATAGCGAAAATAGCGGCTGCTTTTTACCCAAATCCTGTAATAGTGAGATTTTCCGACTTCAAGTCTAACGAGTACGCAAACCTTATCGGCGGAATTCTCTTTGAACCTGAAGAAGAGAACCCAATGCTCGGTTGGAGGGGAGCGTCAAGGTATTACTCTGACGTCTTTAAGGAAGCCTTCGGAATGGAGTGCAAGGCGATTATCAGAGTTAGGAACAAGATGGGACTCACCAACACAAAAGTTATGATACCCTTCTGCAGGACACCCGAGGAAGGAGAAAAGGTCCTTCAGGTAATGGAAGAGTATGGACTCAGAAAAGGGGAAAATGGACTGGAAGTTTACGTTATGGCAGAACTTCCCAGCAACATTGTCCTTGCTGACAGATACGCTCAGATATTTGACGGTTTCTCTATAGGTTCTAACGACCTCACTCAGCTCACTTTGGGACTGGACAGGGATTCTGAACTCGTGGCACACCTCTACGACGAAAGGAACGAGGCTGTAAAAAGGCTCATCGCTCAACTCATAAAAACAGCAAAGGAGTACGGCAGGAAAGTGGGAATATGCGGTCAGGCTCCTTCGGACTTTCCGGAATTCGCTCAGTTTCTCGTTGAACAGGGAATAGACAGTATATCCCTCAACCCAGACTCCGTACTCAAGACCATGCTCGCGGTAGTAGAAATGGAGAAAAAACTCGGAGTCCTTAAATGA
- a CDS encoding thioredoxin domain-containing protein, whose translation MEKKPNRLIKEKSPYLRQHAYNPVDWYPWGEEAFKKAKEEDKPIFLSIGYSTCHWCHVMEKESFEDPEIAEILNNYFVPIKVDREERPDVDAFYMSVCQAMTGTGGWPLTIIMTPDKEPFFAGTYIPKEGMFGRPGLRDLLLTIRELWEKDRTKILNTAKHLVKALQEASRETQKAQIGEETIHRAFSELFSSYDEHFGGFGSAPKFPTPHNLMFLGRYYYRYKREQALKMIEKTLTNMRMGGIYDHVGFGFHRYSTDREWILPHFEKMLYDQAMLLFAYTEGYQLLKKDLFKQTVYEIVDFLKRDMLSPEGAFYSAWDADSEGEEGKFYTWSFEELKEVLDPEELELAVKVFNLSQEGNYLEEATKVKTGRNVLYIGKSYEELAKELGISEKELKEKLERIRKKLFEAREKRVKPLRDEKILTDWNGLTIAALSYAGKVFGEKEWIDLAKGAADFVLKNMRTENGLLLHRYMEGEAKYWGFLEDYAYFIWGLMELYEATLDSKYLEEVIKLQEIQIKHFWDKENGGFFQTPDFFTEIPVRKKEVYDGAIPSGNSVSAYNLIRLGRLISRSEYEKYGTKTLEAFSWEIANFPSAHTFSIIALDLIVNGTKELVIVPTDDSWRNLKAQLDKEYLPDLLILKKDKVIEKLSENLEQMKPVEGKTTYYLCRNYTCESPQIQSDKVLERIKGKGKG comes from the coding sequence ATGGAAAAGAAACCCAACAGACTCATAAAGGAAAAGAGTCCATACCTCAGACAACACGCTTATAATCCCGTTGACTGGTACCCCTGGGGTGAGGAAGCCTTTAAGAAGGCTAAAGAGGAAGACAAGCCCATATTCCTCTCAATAGGGTACTCCACGTGTCACTGGTGTCACGTTATGGAAAAGGAGAGTTTTGAGGACCCAGAAATAGCCGAAATTCTTAACAATTACTTCGTTCCTATAAAGGTTGACCGTGAAGAAAGGCCCGACGTTGACGCTTTTTACATGAGCGTGTGTCAGGCTATGACGGGAACGGGCGGGTGGCCTCTTACGATAATAATGACACCCGATAAAGAACCTTTCTTTGCAGGAACCTACATACCTAAGGAAGGAATGTTCGGAAGACCAGGACTCAGGGACTTACTCTTAACGATAAGGGAACTCTGGGAAAAGGACAGGACGAAAATCCTGAATACCGCTAAACACCTAGTGAAAGCCCTTCAAGAAGCGTCAAGGGAAACCCAAAAAGCCCAGATAGGTGAGGAAACTATACACAGGGCATTTTCGGAATTGTTTTCTTCATACGACGAGCATTTCGGAGGATTCGGCTCCGCTCCCAAATTCCCTACTCCCCACAACTTAATGTTTTTAGGGAGGTACTACTACAGGTATAAAAGGGAACAGGCTCTGAAGATGATAGAAAAGACTCTCACAAATATGCGCATGGGAGGGATATACGACCACGTAGGCTTTGGTTTCCATAGATATTCAACCGATAGAGAATGGATACTCCCTCACTTTGAGAAGATGCTCTACGACCAGGCAATGCTCCTTTTCGCTTACACAGAGGGATATCAGCTTTTAAAGAAAGATCTGTTTAAACAAACAGTTTACGAGATCGTTGATTTCCTTAAAAGGGATATGCTCTCTCCGGAAGGTGCCTTTTACTCGGCGTGGGATGCGGACAGCGAAGGTGAGGAAGGTAAGTTCTACACGTGGAGTTTTGAAGAATTAAAAGAAGTACTTGATCCCGAAGAACTGGAACTTGCAGTGAAAGTGTTCAACCTCTCTCAGGAGGGAAATTACCTTGAGGAGGCCACAAAGGTCAAAACGGGAAGAAACGTCCTTTACATAGGAAAATCCTACGAAGAACTGGCAAAAGAACTCGGAATTTCTGAGAAAGAGTTAAAGGAAAAGCTTGAAAGGATTAGGAAAAAACTTTTCGAAGCGAGAGAAAAGAGGGTAAAACCCTTAAGAGATGAGAAGATACTCACCGACTGGAACGGCTTGACGATAGCAGCACTTTCATACGCGGGTAAAGTGTTCGGAGAAAAGGAATGGATAGATTTAGCAAAAGGTGCGGCGGACTTCGTCCTGAAAAATATGAGAACGGAAAATGGTTTACTCCTTCACAGGTACATGGAAGGAGAAGCCAAGTACTGGGGTTTTCTGGAAGATTACGCTTACTTTATATGGGGACTGATGGAACTCTACGAGGCTACACTAGACTCAAAATACTTAGAAGAAGTTATTAAACTTCAGGAAATTCAGATAAAGCATTTCTGGGATAAGGAGAACGGAGGATTTTTCCAAACTCCCGACTTTTTCACTGAAATACCTGTAAGGAAAAAAGAAGTTTACGACGGAGCAATTCCTTCTGGAAATTCAGTCTCGGCTTATAATCTCATAAGGCTTGGAAGGTTAATTTCACGAAGCGAATACGAGAAATACGGGACAAAAACCCTTGAAGCCTTTTCATGGGAAATAGCTAACTTCCCTTCAGCTCACACATTTTCAATAATAGCTTTAGACCTTATCGTAAACGGAACTAAGGAGTTGGTAATAGTCCCTACAGATGACTCATGGAGGAATTTAAAGGCTCAACTGGATAAGGAGTATTTACCAGACCTGCTGATACTGAAAAAAGACAAGGTTATAGAAAAACTTTCAGAAAACTTGGAACAAATGAAACCTGTAGAAGGAAAAACTACTTATTACCTGTGCAGAAATTACACCTGTGAAAGCCCACAGATACAATCAGATAAAGTATTAGAAAGGATAAAAGGGAAAGGAAAGGGTTAG
- a CDS encoding OmpA family protein: MKKILIAGIAGSIVLAGCGVKTEDPCKDSKAAFSKYLIDKCYGDYMKQIEINKENIANLDKRVSALESDVDSLRREHEEIRAEIEKLKITGKEQVRVYFDSNKFTLRDDAKATLDELIDAVRDKDIKKVIVVGYADPRGTRGYNFELSMKRAQNVAAYLIKNGIPVEKVRIASYGEELANLIGERHPEQRAVDVIVLY, translated from the coding sequence ATGAAGAAAATTCTGATCGCTGGAATTGCAGGAAGTATAGTTTTAGCTGGCTGTGGTGTAAAAACCGAAGATCCCTGTAAGGATTCTAAGGCTGCATTCTCAAAATACCTGATCGATAAGTGTTATGGGGATTATATGAAACAAATAGAAATTAACAAGGAAAACATCGCAAATCTTGACAAGAGAGTATCTGCACTTGAAAGTGATGTAGATTCCCTCAGAAGAGAGCATGAAGAAATCAGAGCGGAAATAGAAAAACTCAAAATCACCGGAAAGGAACAGGTCAGAGTTTACTTTGATTCCAATAAGTTCACTTTGAGAGATGACGCTAAAGCTACACTCGATGAACTTATAGACGCTGTAAGGGATAAGGACATCAAAAAAGTTATAGTAGTTGGATACGCTGATCCCAGAGGAACGAGAGGTTACAACTTTGAACTTTCTATGAAGAGGGCTCAAAACGTTGCCGCATACCTTATAAAGAACGGAATACCCGTTGAAAAAGTAAGGATAGCTTCCTACGGTGAAGAGCTTGCAAATTTAATAGGGGAAAGGCACCCCGAACAAAGGGCGGTGGACGTAATCGTTCTCTACTAA
- the gatC gene encoding Asp-tRNA(Asn)/Glu-tRNA(Gln) amidotransferase subunit GatC produces MVDREWVLKIAKLARLELKEEEIEVFQKQLSDILDFIDQLKELDTENVEPYIQEFEETPMREDEPHPSLDREKALMNAPERKDGFFVVPRVVEV; encoded by the coding sequence ATGGTTGACAGGGAGTGGGTTTTAAAGATAGCTAAACTAGCAAGGCTGGAGCTAAAAGAAGAAGAAATAGAGGTATTCCAGAAACAGCTCTCGGATATACTGGATTTCATTGATCAACTCAAGGAACTTGACACGGAAAATGTAGAACCCTATATTCAAGAATTCGAAGAAACTCCCATGAGGGAAGATGAACCCCATCCTTCCCTCGACAGGGAAAAAGCTTTGATGAACGCCCCAGAGAGGAAGGATGGGTTCTTCGTAGTTCCCAGAGTTGTGGAGGTTTAG
- the recA gene encoding recombinase RecA, whose product MSENLSEKKKALEVALSNIEKRFGKGAVMPLKSVEKVQVETIPTGSLALDIATGVGGIPKGRITEIFGVESSGKTTLALHVIAEAQKRGGVAVFIDAEHALDPKYAKKLGVDVENLYISQPDYGEQALEIAESLINSGAVDVIVVDSVAALVPKDELEGEMGEAQVGKQARLMSQALRKLKGAVHKSNTALIFINQIREKIGVMFGNPETTPGGRALKFFSDMRLEVRRLGDVKEGGEKKGYRVKVRVVKNKLAPPFQEAEFDIIYGEGICKLCDLIEVATNLGIFTKSGSWYSYGDKRLGQGKEQVKKYLQEHPELIDEIDQKVREAAGLAGSNIEESTGEEGK is encoded by the coding sequence ATGTCCGAGAACTTATCTGAGAAGAAGAAGGCTTTAGAAGTTGCACTTTCAAACATCGAAAAACGTTTCGGTAAAGGGGCAGTTATGCCCCTCAAATCCGTTGAAAAGGTTCAGGTAGAAACAATACCCACCGGATCACTGGCTCTCGACATAGCAACGGGAGTGGGAGGAATCCCGAAGGGAAGAATTACGGAAATCTTCGGCGTTGAGAGTTCAGGAAAGACTACACTAGCCCTCCATGTCATAGCGGAAGCCCAAAAGAGGGGAGGAGTTGCGGTATTCATAGACGCGGAACACGCCCTTGATCCGAAGTACGCCAAAAAACTTGGAGTTGACGTTGAAAACTTGTACATCTCACAACCAGACTATGGTGAACAGGCTCTGGAAATAGCAGAAAGCTTAATAAACAGTGGTGCGGTGGACGTAATAGTTGTAGACTCGGTTGCAGCTCTTGTTCCGAAAGACGAACTCGAAGGAGAAATGGGTGAAGCACAGGTCGGAAAACAGGCAAGGCTTATGTCTCAGGCTCTCAGAAAGCTAAAAGGAGCTGTTCACAAAAGCAATACTGCATTAATATTTATCAACCAAATAAGAGAAAAAATAGGTGTAATGTTTGGAAACCCTGAGACAACACCCGGAGGAAGGGCACTAAAGTTCTTCTCAGATATGAGACTTGAAGTAAGGAGACTGGGAGACGTAAAAGAAGGCGGAGAAAAAAAGGGCTACAGGGTAAAAGTGAGAGTAGTTAAAAACAAACTTGCACCGCCTTTCCAGGAAGCGGAGTTTGACATAATCTACGGTGAAGGTATATGTAAACTATGTGATCTGATAGAAGTTGCAACTAATTTGGGAATTTTTACAAAGAGCGGTTCCTGGTACAGTTACGGTGATAAGAGACTTGGTCAAGGCAAGGAGCAAGTGAAAAAGTACCTTCAAGAACACCCCGAATTAATTGATGAAATAGATCAAAAAGTAAGGGAGGCTGCAGGACTTGCTGGATCAAATATTGAGGAAAGCACTGGAGAAGAAGGCAAGTGA